The Burkholderia mayonis genome window below encodes:
- a CDS encoding glutamate synthase subunit beta, with the protein MGKATGFLEFERRHEAYEAPLTRVKHYKEFVAALTDEDAKIQGARCMDCGIPFCNNGCPVNNIIPDFNDLVYRQDWRQAIEVLHSTNNFPEFTGRICPAPCEAACTLGINDDPVGIKSIEHAIIDKAWSEGWVEPQPAAHKTGKKVAVVGSGPAGLAAAQQLARAGHDVTVFEKSDRIGGLLRYGIPDFKLEKWLIDRRMRQMEAEGVTFRTSVFIGREPLPESIGNMAKETISPDTLKDEFDAVVIAGGSETPRDLPVPGRELAGIHYAMDFLPQQNKVNAGDKVPDQLLAKGKHVVVIGGGDTGSDCVGTSNRHGAKHITQFELLPQPPEAENKPLVWPYWPVKLRTSSSHDEGCERDWAVATKRFEGKNGKVEKLIAVRVAWVDGKMQEVPNSEFEIKADLVLLAMGFTQPAAPVLDAFGVAKDARGNARAGTEGDRAYYTSVDKVFAAGDMRRGQSLVVWAIREGRQCARSVDAYLTGSSELPR; encoded by the coding sequence ATGGGCAAGGCAACCGGTTTTCTGGAGTTCGAACGCCGCCACGAGGCGTACGAAGCACCGCTTACACGCGTGAAGCACTACAAGGAGTTCGTCGCGGCACTCACCGACGAGGATGCGAAGATCCAGGGCGCGCGCTGCATGGATTGCGGCATCCCGTTCTGCAACAACGGGTGCCCCGTCAACAACATCATTCCGGACTTCAACGATCTCGTGTATCGCCAGGATTGGCGGCAGGCGATCGAAGTGCTGCACTCGACGAACAACTTCCCCGAGTTCACGGGCCGCATCTGCCCGGCGCCGTGCGAAGCGGCGTGCACGCTCGGGATCAACGACGATCCCGTCGGCATCAAGTCGATCGAGCACGCGATCATCGACAAAGCGTGGTCGGAAGGCTGGGTCGAGCCGCAGCCGGCCGCGCACAAGACGGGCAAGAAGGTCGCGGTCGTCGGCTCGGGCCCCGCGGGCCTCGCCGCCGCGCAGCAGCTCGCGCGCGCGGGCCACGACGTGACGGTGTTCGAGAAGAGCGACCGGATCGGCGGCCTGCTGCGCTACGGAATCCCCGACTTCAAGCTCGAGAAGTGGCTGATCGACCGCCGGATGCGCCAGATGGAGGCGGAAGGCGTGACGTTCCGCACGAGCGTGTTCATCGGCCGTGAGCCGCTGCCCGAGTCGATCGGCAACATGGCGAAGGAGACGATCTCGCCCGACACGCTGAAGGACGAGTTCGACGCAGTCGTGATCGCGGGCGGCTCGGAAACGCCGCGCGATCTGCCGGTGCCGGGCCGCGAGCTCGCGGGCATCCATTACGCGATGGATTTCCTGCCGCAGCAGAACAAGGTGAACGCGGGCGACAAGGTGCCCGATCAACTGCTCGCGAAGGGCAAGCACGTCGTCGTGATCGGCGGCGGCGATACGGGCTCGGACTGCGTCGGCACGTCGAACCGCCACGGCGCGAAGCACATCACGCAGTTCGAGCTGCTGCCGCAGCCGCCCGAAGCGGAGAACAAGCCGCTCGTGTGGCCGTACTGGCCGGTCAAGCTGCGCACGTCGTCTTCGCACGACGAAGGCTGCGAGCGCGACTGGGCGGTCGCGACGAAGCGCTTCGAAGGCAAGAACGGCAAGGTCGAGAAGCTGATCGCGGTGCGCGTCGCGTGGGTCGACGGCAAGATGCAGGAAGTGCCGAATTCCGAGTTCGAGATCAAGGCCGATCTCGTGCTGCTCGCGATGGGCTTCACGCAGCCGGCCGCGCCCGTGCTCGACGCGTTCGGCGTCGCGAAGGACGCGCGCGGCAACGCGCGTGCGGGCACCGAAGGCGATCGCGCGTACTACACGTCGGTCGACAAGGTGTTCGCCGCGGGCGACATGC
- a CDS encoding glutamate synthase-related protein gives MIDHQQPQSAIPAAQGLYDPQNEHDACGVGFVAHIKGKKTHEIVEQGLKILENLDHRGAVGADPLMGDGAGILIQIPDAFYREEMAKQGVTLPPTGEYGVGMIFLPKESASRIACEQELERTVKAEGQVVLGWRDVPVDHAMPISPAVKASEPVIRQIFIGRGKDVMVTDALERKLYVIRKTASHRIQALKLKHGKEYFVPSMSARTVVYKGLLLAGQVGVYYRDLQDERVVSALALVHQRFSTNTFPAWELAHPYRMIAHNGEINTVKGNVNWLNARTGAIASHVLGDDLPKLWPLIYPGQSDTASFDNCLELLVMAGYPLVHAVMMMIPEAWEQHTLMDDNRRAFYEYHAAMMEPWDGPAAIAFTDGRQIGATLDRNGLRPARYIITDDDLVIMASESGVLPIPESKIVKKWRLQPGKMFLIDMEHGRIIDDKELKDNLANAKPYKSWIDAVRIKLDEIEPEDADVAAERRASAVLLDRQQAFGYTQEDLKFLMAPMAQQGEEAVGSMGNDSPLAVMSNKNKTLYHYFKQLFAQVTNPPIDPIRENMVMSLVSFIGPKPNLLDTNNINPPMRLEVSQPVLDFKDIAKIRSIDRYTGGKFSAYELNICYPVAWGKEGIEARLASLCAEAVDAVKSGYNILIVSDRKTDAENVAIPALLATSAIHTHLVQQGLRTSTGLVVETGSARETHHFALLAGYGAEAVHPYLAMETLAKMAEGLPGDLSPEKAIYNFTKAVGKGLQKVMSKMGISTYMSYTGAQIFEALGLSTELVDKYFKGTASKVGGIGLFDVADEAIRLHRDAFGDNPVLADMLDAGGEYAFRVRGEDHMWTPDSIAKLQHATRGNSYQTYKEYAHLINDQTKRHMTLRGLFEFKVDPMKAIPIDEVEPAKDIVKRFATGAMSLGSISTEAHTTLAIAMNRIGGKSNTGEGGEDEHRYRNELRGIPIKVGDTLKSVIGDEIVRDIPLKEGDSLRSKIKQVASGRFGVTAEYLASADQIQIKMAQGAKPGEGGQLPGHKVSEYIGKLRYSVPGVGLISPPPHHDIYSIEDLAQLIHDLKNVNPVASISVKLVSEVGVGTVAAGVAKAKADHVVIAGHDGGTGASPLSSIKHAGTPWELGLAETQQTLVLNRLRGRIRVQADGQMKTGRDIVIGALLGADEFGFATAPLVVEGCIMMRKCHLNTCPVGVATQDPVLRAKFSGQPEHVVNYFFFVAEEAREIMAQLGIAKFDDLVGRADLLDMRRGVEHWKAKGLDFTRVFYQPEGCEGIARRHLESQDHGLERSLDHTLIEKAKAAIENGEHVSFIQPVRNVNRTVGAMLSGAIAKKHGHDGLADDAVHIQLKGTAGQSFGAFLAKGVTLDLVGDGNDYVGKGLSGGRIIIRPTNDFRGKSEENIICGNTVMYGALEGEAFFRGVAGERFCVRNSGATAVVEGTGDHGCEYMTGGTVVVLGETGRNFAAGMSGGVAYVYDPDGTFAAKCNKSMVALDPVLQQAEQERTVDPALWHAGATDEALLKGLVERHFQFTGSPRAKSLLENWDAARRQFVKVFPHEYKRALGEIGAKKKANEVLAA, from the coding sequence ATGATCGACCACCAGCAGCCGCAGAGCGCGATTCCCGCCGCGCAAGGTCTGTACGACCCGCAAAACGAGCACGATGCCTGTGGCGTCGGCTTCGTCGCTCACATCAAGGGCAAGAAGACCCACGAAATCGTAGAGCAGGGTCTGAAGATCCTCGAGAATCTCGATCACCGCGGTGCGGTCGGCGCCGATCCGCTGATGGGCGACGGTGCGGGCATCCTGATCCAGATCCCGGACGCGTTCTATCGCGAGGAGATGGCGAAGCAGGGCGTGACGCTGCCGCCCACCGGCGAATATGGGGTCGGCATGATCTTCCTGCCGAAGGAGAGCGCGTCGCGGATCGCGTGCGAGCAGGAGCTCGAGCGCACAGTGAAGGCGGAAGGCCAGGTCGTGCTCGGCTGGCGCGACGTGCCGGTCGATCATGCGATGCCGATCTCGCCCGCGGTGAAGGCGAGCGAGCCCGTGATTCGCCAGATCTTCATCGGCCGCGGCAAGGACGTGATGGTGACGGACGCGCTCGAGCGCAAGCTCTACGTGATCCGCAAGACCGCGAGCCACCGGATCCAGGCGCTCAAGCTCAAGCACGGCAAGGAATACTTCGTGCCGTCGATGTCCGCGCGCACGGTCGTCTACAAGGGGCTGCTGCTCGCCGGCCAGGTCGGCGTGTACTACCGCGATCTGCAGGACGAGCGCGTCGTCTCCGCGCTCGCGCTCGTGCACCAGCGCTTCTCGACGAACACGTTCCCCGCGTGGGAACTGGCTCACCCGTACCGGATGATCGCGCACAACGGCGAAATCAACACGGTGAAGGGCAACGTCAACTGGCTGAACGCGCGTACCGGCGCGATCGCGTCGCACGTGCTCGGCGACGATCTGCCGAAGCTTTGGCCGCTGATCTATCCGGGCCAGTCGGATACGGCTTCGTTCGACAACTGCCTCGAGCTGCTCGTGATGGCGGGTTATCCGCTCGTGCACGCGGTGATGATGATGATTCCGGAAGCGTGGGAACAGCACACGCTGATGGACGACAACCGCCGCGCGTTCTACGAATACCACGCCGCGATGATGGAGCCGTGGGACGGTCCCGCCGCGATCGCGTTCACCGACGGCCGCCAGATCGGCGCGACGCTCGACCGCAACGGCCTGCGTCCGGCCCGCTACATCATCACCGACGACGATCTCGTGATCATGGCGTCGGAATCGGGCGTGCTGCCGATTCCCGAATCGAAGATCGTCAAGAAATGGCGTCTGCAGCCGGGCAAGATGTTTCTGATCGACATGGAGCACGGCCGGATCATCGACGACAAGGAGCTGAAGGACAATCTCGCGAACGCGAAGCCGTACAAGAGCTGGATCGACGCGGTCCGCATCAAGCTCGACGAGATCGAGCCGGAGGACGCGGACGTCGCGGCCGAGCGCCGCGCGTCGGCCGTGCTGCTCGATCGCCAGCAGGCGTTCGGCTACACGCAGGAAGACCTCAAGTTCCTGATGGCCCCGATGGCGCAGCAGGGCGAGGAAGCGGTCGGCTCGATGGGCAACGATTCGCCGTTGGCCGTCATGTCGAACAAGAACAAGACGCTCTATCACTACTTCAAGCAGTTGTTCGCGCAGGTCACGAACCCGCCGATCGACCCGATCCGCGAGAACATGGTGATGTCGCTCGTGTCGTTCATCGGCCCGAAGCCGAACCTGCTCGACACGAACAACATCAACCCGCCGATGCGTCTCGAAGTGTCGCAGCCCGTGCTCGACTTCAAGGACATCGCGAAGATCCGCTCGATCGATCGCTACACGGGCGGCAAGTTCAGCGCGTACGAGCTGAACATCTGCTATCCGGTCGCGTGGGGCAAGGAAGGCATCGAGGCGCGTCTCGCGTCGCTGTGCGCGGAAGCCGTCGACGCAGTGAAGTCGGGCTACAACATCCTCATCGTATCGGACCGCAAGACGGACGCCGAGAACGTCGCGATCCCGGCGCTCCTCGCGACGTCGGCGATCCACACGCACCTCGTGCAGCAGGGGCTGCGCACGAGCACGGGCCTCGTCGTCGAGACGGGCTCCGCGCGCGAGACGCACCACTTCGCGCTGCTGGCCGGCTACGGCGCGGAAGCCGTGCACCCGTACCTCGCGATGGAAACGCTCGCGAAGATGGCGGAAGGCCTGCCGGGCGACCTGTCGCCGGAGAAGGCGATCTACAACTTCACGAAGGCGGTCGGCAAGGGCCTGCAGAAGGTGATGTCGAAGATGGGCATCTCCACCTACATGTCGTATACCGGCGCGCAGATCTTCGAGGCGCTCGGCCTGTCGACCGAGCTCGTCGACAAGTACTTCAAGGGCACGGCGTCGAAGGTGGGCGGCATCGGCCTCTTCGACGTGGCCGACGAGGCGATCCGCCTGCACCGCGACGCGTTCGGCGACAACCCGGTGCTCGCCGACATGCTCGACGCGGGCGGCGAGTACGCGTTCCGCGTGCGCGGCGAAGACCATATGTGGACGCCCGATTCGATCGCGAAACTGCAGCACGCGACGCGCGGCAACTCGTACCAGACGTACAAGGAATATGCGCACCTCATCAACGATCAGACCAAGCGCCACATGACGCTGCGCGGCCTGTTCGAGTTCAAGGTCGATCCGATGAAGGCGATTCCGATCGACGAAGTCGAACCGGCGAAGGACATCGTCAAGCGCTTCGCGACGGGCGCGATGTCGCTCGGCTCGATCAGCACGGAAGCGCACACGACGCTCGCGATCGCGATGAACCGGATCGGCGGCAAGTCGAACACCGGCGAAGGCGGCGAGGACGAGCACCGCTATCGCAACGAGCTGCGCGGCATTCCGATCAAGGTCGGCGACACGCTGAAGTCGGTGATCGGCGACGAAATCGTCCGCGACATTCCGCTCAAGGAAGGCGATTCGCTGCGCTCGAAGATCAAACAGGTCGCGTCGGGCCGCTTCGGCGTCACGGCCGAGTACCTCGCGTCGGCGGACCAGATCCAGATCAAGATGGCGCAAGGCGCGAAGCCGGGCGAAGGCGGCCAGCTGCCGGGCCACAAGGTGTCCGAATACATCGGCAAGCTGCGCTACTCAGTGCCGGGCGTCGGTCTCATCTCGCCGCCGCCGCACCACGACATCTATTCGATCGAGGATCTCGCGCAGCTGATCCACGACCTGAAGAACGTCAATCCGGTCGCGAGCATCTCGGTGAAGCTCGTGTCGGAAGTGGGCGTCGGCACGGTCGCGGCGGGCGTCGCGAAGGCGAAGGCCGATCACGTCGTGATCGCGGGTCATGACGGCGGCACGGGTGCCTCGCCGCTGTCGTCGATCAAGCACGCGGGCACGCCGTGGGAGCTCGGCCTCGCCGAGACTCAGCAGACGCTCGTGCTGAACCGCCTGCGCGGCCGCATCCGTGTGCAGGCCGACGGCCAGATGAAGACGGGTCGCGACATCGTGATCGGCGCGCTCCTCGGCGCGGACGAATTCGGCTTCGCGACGGCGCCGCTCGTCGTCGAAGGCTGCATCATGATGCGCAAGTGCCATCTGAACACGTGCCCGGTCGGCGTCGCGACGCAGGATCCGGTGCTGCGCGCGAAGTTCTCGGGCCAGCCCGAGCACGTCGTCAACTACTTCTTCTTCGTCGCCGAGGAAGCGCGCGAGATCATGGCGCAGCTCGGCATCGCGAAGTTCGACGATCTCGTCGGCCGCGCCGATCTGCTCGACATGCGCCGCGGCGTCGAGCACTGGAAGGCGAAGGGCCTCGACTTCACGCGCGTGTTCTATCAGCCGGAAGGCTGCGAGGGCATTGCGCGCCGCCACCTCGAGTCGCAGGACCACGGCCTCGAGCGCTCGCTCGACCACACGCTGATCGAGAAAGCGAAGGCCGCGATCGAGAACGGCGAGCACGTGTCGTTCATCCAGCCGGTGCGCAACGTGAACCGCACGGTCGGCGCGATGCTGTCCGGCGCGATCGCGAAGAAGCACGGCCACGACGGCCTCGCCGACGACGCGGTCCACATCCAGTTGAAGGGCACGGCGGGCCAGAGCTTCGGCGCGTTCCTCGCGAAGGGCGTGACGCTCGACCTCGTCGGCGACGGCAACGACTACGTCGGCAAGGGCCTGTCGGGCGGCCGGATCATCATCCGTCCGACCAACGACTTCCGCGGCAAGTCCGAGGAGAACATCATCTGCGGCAACACGGTGATGTACGGCGCGCTCGAAGGCGAAGCGTTCTTCCGCGGCGTCGCGGGCGAGCGCTTCTGCGTGCGCAACTCGGGCGCGACGGCGGTCGTCGAAGGTACGGGCGACCACGGCTGCGAATACATGACGGGCGGCACGGTCGTCGTGCTCGGCGAGACCGGGCGCAACTTCGCCGCGGGCATGTCGGGCGGCGTCGCATACGTGTACGACCCGGACGGCACGTTCGCCGCGAAGTGCAACAAGTCGATGGTCGCGCTCGATCCGGTGCTGCAACAGGCCGAGCAGGAGCGCACGGTCGATCCCGCACTCTGGCACGCCGGCGCGACGGACGAAGCGCTCCTCAAGGGGCTCGTCGAGCGTCACTTCCAGTTCACCGGCTCGCCGCGCGCGAAGTCGCTGCTCGAGAACTGGGATGCGGCGCGCCGCCAGTTCGTGAAGGTGTTCCCGCACGAATACAAGCGCGCGCTCGGCGAAATCGGCGCGAAGAAGAAAGCCAACGAGGTGCTCGCCGCCTGA